The genomic stretch CCCCAAGCGTCCGGCAATGTTGCTGCCTGTGACGCTGGGTCCGTTCACCCGTGTGGCCAAGGCCGTTGAAAGCGATCCCAAGACCGCCGTGCTGGTCCTGGGCCACATCGACACCGTACAGAACCAGCCCCTGACCAAGGAGCGTGCCCAGTCCATTGCTTCGATCTTCAGCCTCAGCGGCTTGAAGCAGGACCGCCTGATGTTGCGTGGCATGGGTGACCTGATGCCTCGCGCCGCCAACGACAGCACCCAGGGCCGCGCCCTGAACCGCCGTATGGAAATCATGTTCACCCAGCGCACTACCATGCTGGCACTGTTGAGCAAGTACAACTCGCCAAACCCGCCGAAGCCCGAACTGGTTGCGGTACAGGACGTAGTGGCGCCAGCGCCGGTCGCCAAGAAAGCCGTTGCCGCCAAAAAAGCGCCTGCCAAGAAGGCCGTCGCCAAGCCTGCCGCGAAAAAAGTGGCCGCCAAGCCGGCTGCCAAAAAGCCAGCTGCCGCCAAGGATGCAGCGCCAGTAAAAAAAGTGGCGGCAAACGACCAGGCGAAAAACTGAGCAGTTGAACGAGAAGGATAAAGCCGCATGACTCAGGCACTGGCTGATATGCGCCGTGACTATACACGGGACGGTTTGAGCGAGGCCCAGGCCCCGGACGAGCCGTTTGCCTTGTTCCACCAGTGGTTCAGCGATGCGGTCAAGACCGAGCAACCGCCGGTGGAGGCCAACGCAATGACGCTGGCGACCGTGGATGAAGAGGGCCGGCCTCATTGCCGCGTCCTGCTGCTCAAGGGCCTGGATGCCCAGGGCTTTACCTTCTTTACCAACTACCAGAGCGCCAAGGGCGAGCAATTGGCGGTACGGCCCTTTGCTGCCATGACCTTCTTCTGGCCGACCTTGGAGCGCCAGGTACGCATCGAGGGCCGGGTGGTCAAAGTCACGCCCGAGGAGTCGGACGCTTACTATCAGGTGCGCCCACTGGGTAGCCGCATTGGCGCCTGGGCTTCCCCGCAAAGCCGAGTGATCCGTGATCGCCAGCAATTGCAAGACCTGCTCACGCTGACCGAACAGCGTTTTAGCAAGACCCAGCCGGATTGCCCGGAACACTGGGGCGGTTATCGCCTGCTGCCCGAACGCATCGAGTTCTGGCAGGGCCGGGCGAGCCGATTGCATGATCGCTTGAACTATCGTTTGCAGGGTGCAGATTGGACCCGTGAACGATTGGCACCCTAAAGCCGGCTCCTACAGCCTCTACTCCGTGGGGTTGACCACATATTGCCGGGCTGCATCCTGCAGCCACTGCGGCAAATCCCTACGCTTGACCTTCTCCGCCTTGGCGCGGTCTAACTGTTGCAGCATAAAGACACGCTTGTGCTGATCGTCCCCAGCCAGCGAAAGCGCCAAGTCGCGATCGATCCAACGCTTGATCCGTCGGTAAAGCCACCAGTGGAAATACAGGCCGGCGGCGGTGGTCGCTACAATGATGAAGTAGTCCATGAAATTCCTTGTCTGGGTGCAGCCGCTACCGTTCGTCGATTTTCGTGGTACAGCCTGTCTGTACTGGGGCTGAATGAAAGCAATTTTCTGCGGGCCGTGCCGTGACAGGCGTCAAGCAGCGGAGTCTAATAAAGATATGTCCTTTGGAGTTGATGCTATGCGTAAGTCTGTTCTGCTGGTTGCCTGTTTTACCACCATGTCGTTGTTGCTGGGTGGCTGCGCCTCCAGTCTGACCGGCGACTCGTATTCCCGTGACGAAGCCCGCCGTGTGCAGAGCGTGCGCATGGGGACCATTGAATCCCTGCGTCCGGTCAAGATCGAAGGCACCAAGACCCCGATCGGCGGCGCAGCAGGTGCAGTCATCGGCGGTGTTGGCGGTAGCGCCATCGGTGGTGGTCGCGGCAGTATTGTGACGGCCGTTATCGGTGCCGTGGCCGGTGGCCTGCTGGGCTCGGCCACCGAAGAGGGCTTGACCCGCACCCAGGGTGTTGAAATCACCGTACGCGAAGACGACGGCAGCATGCGCGCCTACGTCCAGGCGGTGCAGGAAAACGAGATCTTCCGCATCGGCGACCGCGTGCGCATCATGACTGTCGATGGGACCAGCCGCGTTACCCGTTAAGGGCTAGGCGGTAAACGAAAAACCCCGAC from Pseudomonas fluorescens encodes the following:
- a CDS encoding OmpA family protein, coding for MLSNKSLALALCLTITGCAQTPQNDASGEHWWSFWPDKSAAKDVTAKADAKADAKVADAKADLKADLKAATPAPATAPVVAKAETGTKWWWPFESKPKPLNKVDVTNIPMPDPKITQAWLDDYEPRLRAAIKDSNLQLERRDNVLVVIAPVDGSYNPKRPAMLLPVTLGPFTRVAKAVESDPKTAVLVLGHIDTVQNQPLTKERAQSIASIFSLSGLKQDRLMLRGMGDLMPRAANDSTQGRALNRRMEIMFTQRTTMLALLSKYNSPNPPKPELVAVQDVVAPAPVAKKAVAAKKAPAKKAVAKPAAKKVAAKPAAKKPAAAKDAAPVKKVAANDQAKN
- a CDS encoding glycine zipper 2TM domain-containing protein, translating into MRKSVLLVACFTTMSLLLGGCASSLTGDSYSRDEARRVQSVRMGTIESLRPVKIEGTKTPIGGAAGAVIGGVGGSAIGGGRGSIVTAVIGAVAGGLLGSATEEGLTRTQGVEITVREDDGSMRAYVQAVQENEIFRIGDRVRIMTVDGTSRVTR
- the pdxH gene encoding pyridoxamine 5'-phosphate oxidase — translated: MTQALADMRRDYTRDGLSEAQAPDEPFALFHQWFSDAVKTEQPPVEANAMTLATVDEEGRPHCRVLLLKGLDAQGFTFFTNYQSAKGEQLAVRPFAAMTFFWPTLERQVRIEGRVVKVTPEESDAYYQVRPLGSRIGAWASPQSRVIRDRQQLQDLLTLTEQRFSKTQPDCPEHWGGYRLLPERIEFWQGRASRLHDRLNYRLQGADWTRERLAP